A genome region from Camelina sativa cultivar DH55 chromosome 10, Cs, whole genome shotgun sequence includes the following:
- the LOC104718303 gene encoding polygalacturonase QRT3 isoform X2, translated as MYKSAKCVTPNRKDKSLYNVSLEETMELRKTQMAMPVCLAMIMSLMVSQVVFAEKYSGSMSPHDRKLAEMQALKASLVRRNLPAIVSPPPTPPQAVPGPRVYQVISYGADPTGKLDSTDAILKAMEEAFDGPSHGVLMAGINDLGGARIDLQGGSYLISRPLRFPSAGAGNLLISGGTLRASNDFPMDRYLIELNDEKSKQQYIFEYITLRDLLIDCNYRGGAIAVINSLRTSIDNCYITRFGDTNGILVKRGHETYIRNSFLGQHITAGGDSGERNFSGTAVNLMGNDNAVTDTVIFSARIGVMISGQANLLSGVHCYNKATGFGGTGIYLNLPGLTQNRIVNSYMDYTGIVAEDPVQLQISGTFFLGDAFIVLKSITGLVRGVNIVDNMFSGSGNGVPIVQLDQTNTAFEAVDQVVVDRNSVNGMGARSTVAKGSVDGNGTSWTVDFNPVLLFPDMINHVQYTLVASEAGAFPVHAVRNVSGNRVVVETNAPVAATVYVTVTQ; from the exons ATGTATAAGAGTGCAAAATGTGTGACTCCCAATAGAAAAGACAAAAGTTTGTATAATGTTTCATTG GAAGAAACAATGGAGCTAAGGAAAACTCAAATGGCCATGCCGGTTTGCTTGGCGATGATAATGAGTCTAATGGTGAGTCAAGTGGTCTTCGCCGAGAAATATTCAGGTTCAATGTCCCCTCATGACCGGAAACTGGCAGAAATGCAAGCCCTTAAAGCTTCATTGGTTCGTCGAAACCTACCGGCTATAGTATCTCCTCCTCCTACCCCTCCTCAG GCAGTACCCGGTCCGCGAGTGTATCAAGTGATATCATATGGTGCCGATCCGACAGGGAAATTAGATAGCACTGATGCGATATTAAAAGCTATGGAAGAAGCATTTGATGGTCCAAGTCATGGAGTCTTGATGGCAGGTATAAATGATCTCGGAGGAGCAAGAATCGATCTCCAAGGCGGAAGCTACTTAATCAGCCGTCCTCTCCGGTTTCCCTCAGCCGGCGCCGGAAACCTCCTC ATCAGCGGAGGCACACTAAGAGCATCAAATGATTTCCCGATGGATAGGTACTTGATCGAACTAAACGACGAGAAGTCAAAACAACAATACATCTTCGAATACATAACTCTAAGAGATCTTCTCATCGACTGCAACTACCGCGGCGGAGCAATCGCCGTCATCAACTCTCTCCGAACAAGCATAGACAACTGTTACATCACTAGGTTCGGAGACACTAACGGTATTCTAGTGAAAAGAGGACACGAGACTTACATTCGCAACTCGTTTCTCGGTCAACACATAACCGCCGGTGGAGACAGCGGGGAGAGAAACTTTTCCGGCACCGCCGTAAACCTGATGGGTAACGATAACGCCGTCACCGACACCGTCATATTCTCCGCGAGGATTGGAGTAATGATATCGGGACAAGCTAACTTATTATCCGGTGTGCATTGTTATAACAAAGCAACCGGTTTTGGAGGAACCggaatttatttgaatttaccCGGTTTAACTCAAAACCGGATTGTGAATTCGTATATGGATTATACCGGTATCGTCGCGGAAGACCCGGTCCAGCTACAGATTTCAGGGACGTTTTTTCTGGGAGACGCGTTTATTGTGTTGAAATCGATAACCGGATTGGTTCGAGGGGTTAACATTGTGGACAATATGTTTTCCGGTTCGGGTAACGGGGTCCCGATTGTGCAATTGGATCAGACGAATACGGCGTTCGAGGCCGTTGATCAGGTGGTCGTTGATCGGAACAGTGTGAACGGTATGGGAGCGAGATCTACGGTGGCTAAAGGATCCGTCGACGGAAACGGTACGTCTTGGACCGTTGATTTTAACCCGGTTTTGTTGTTCCCGGACATGATCAATCACGTGCAATACACACTGGTGGCGAGTGAAGCTGGCGCGTTTCCGGTACACGCGGTAAGGAATGTATCTGGTAACCGAGTTGTCGTTGAGACAAACGCTCCTGTTGCTGCGACAGTTTATGTAACAGTGACTCAATGA
- the LOC104718303 gene encoding polygalacturonase QRT3 isoform X1 — translation MELRKTQMAMPVCLAMIMSLMVSQVVFAEKYSGSMSPHDRKLAEMQALKASLVRRNLPAIVSPPPTPPQAVPGPRVYQVISYGADPTGKLDSTDAILKAMEEAFDGPSHGVLMAGINDLGGARIDLQGGSYLISRPLRFPSAGAGNLLISGGTLRASNDFPMDRYLIELNDEKSKQQYIFEYITLRDLLIDCNYRGGAIAVINSLRTSIDNCYITRFGDTNGILVKRGHETYIRNSFLGQHITAGGDSGERNFSGTAVNLMGNDNAVTDTVIFSARIGVMISGQANLLSGVHCYNKATGFGGTGIYLNLPGLTQNRIVNSYMDYTGIVAEDPVQLQISGTFFLGDAFIVLKSITGLVRGVNIVDNMFSGSGNGVPIVQLDQTNTAFEAVDQVVVDRNSVNGMGARSTVAKGSVDGNGTSWTVDFNPVLLFPDMINHVQYTLVASEAGAFPVHAVRNVSGNRVVVETNAPVAATVYVTVTQ, via the exons ATGGAGCTAAGGAAAACTCAAATGGCCATGCCGGTTTGCTTGGCGATGATAATGAGTCTAATGGTGAGTCAAGTGGTCTTCGCCGAGAAATATTCAGGTTCAATGTCCCCTCATGACCGGAAACTGGCAGAAATGCAAGCCCTTAAAGCTTCATTGGTTCGTCGAAACCTACCGGCTATAGTATCTCCTCCTCCTACCCCTCCTCAG GCAGTACCCGGTCCGCGAGTGTATCAAGTGATATCATATGGTGCCGATCCGACAGGGAAATTAGATAGCACTGATGCGATATTAAAAGCTATGGAAGAAGCATTTGATGGTCCAAGTCATGGAGTCTTGATGGCAGGTATAAATGATCTCGGAGGAGCAAGAATCGATCTCCAAGGCGGAAGCTACTTAATCAGCCGTCCTCTCCGGTTTCCCTCAGCCGGCGCCGGAAACCTCCTC ATCAGCGGAGGCACACTAAGAGCATCAAATGATTTCCCGATGGATAGGTACTTGATCGAACTAAACGACGAGAAGTCAAAACAACAATACATCTTCGAATACATAACTCTAAGAGATCTTCTCATCGACTGCAACTACCGCGGCGGAGCAATCGCCGTCATCAACTCTCTCCGAACAAGCATAGACAACTGTTACATCACTAGGTTCGGAGACACTAACGGTATTCTAGTGAAAAGAGGACACGAGACTTACATTCGCAACTCGTTTCTCGGTCAACACATAACCGCCGGTGGAGACAGCGGGGAGAGAAACTTTTCCGGCACCGCCGTAAACCTGATGGGTAACGATAACGCCGTCACCGACACCGTCATATTCTCCGCGAGGATTGGAGTAATGATATCGGGACAAGCTAACTTATTATCCGGTGTGCATTGTTATAACAAAGCAACCGGTTTTGGAGGAACCggaatttatttgaatttaccCGGTTTAACTCAAAACCGGATTGTGAATTCGTATATGGATTATACCGGTATCGTCGCGGAAGACCCGGTCCAGCTACAGATTTCAGGGACGTTTTTTCTGGGAGACGCGTTTATTGTGTTGAAATCGATAACCGGATTGGTTCGAGGGGTTAACATTGTGGACAATATGTTTTCCGGTTCGGGTAACGGGGTCCCGATTGTGCAATTGGATCAGACGAATACGGCGTTCGAGGCCGTTGATCAGGTGGTCGTTGATCGGAACAGTGTGAACGGTATGGGAGCGAGATCTACGGTGGCTAAAGGATCCGTCGACGGAAACGGTACGTCTTGGACCGTTGATTTTAACCCGGTTTTGTTGTTCCCGGACATGATCAATCACGTGCAATACACACTGGTGGCGAGTGAAGCTGGCGCGTTTCCGGTACACGCGGTAAGGAATGTATCTGGTAACCGAGTTGTCGTTGAGACAAACGCTCCTGTTGCTGCGACAGTTTATGTAACAGTGACTCAATGA
- the LOC104718305 gene encoding polygalacturonase QRT3-like, with the protein MRLHSFISSLLLFLITISMVFEETLSLRRDMTKLLKFQEKIQERLAVAPTLSPVSSPPSSHSPKMVGKVIYPIGYGADPTGGQDSSDAMLEALTDAFQLQTGLEMLPRVADLGGLVIDLQGGSYMIGKPLRFPSSGGGNLVVKGGTFRASEVFPGDRHLVELVASNSGKPMKVSPEDSFSDQKDQNSGISYEDVTFQDVLFDSSFRGGGILVIDSARIRITNCYFLHFTTQGIKVQGGHETYISNSFLGQHSTVGGDRGERGFTGTGIDISSNDNAITDVVIFSAGIGISLNGGANMVTGVHCYNKATWFGGIGILVKAHLTRIDNCYLDYTGIVIEDPVHVHVTNALFLGDANIVLRSVHGRISGVNIVNNMFSGTAKNNFPIVKLEGEFHDIDQVVIDQNNAEGMTLKSTTGKATVSANGTRWVADFSPVLVFPNRINHYQHSFFSQSGQIPANAVTNVSNNVVVVETDRAVTGTVSVIVYQ; encoded by the exons atgaGACTCCATAGCTTTATAAGCTCGTTGCTACTGTTTCTGATCACAATTTCAATGGTGTTTGAAGAGACATTATCCTTGAGAAGAGACATGACCAAGCTTTTAAAGTTCCAAGAGAAGATCCAAGAACGGCTCGCCGTCGCTCCCACTCTCTCACcagtttcttctcctccttcttctcacTCTCCCAAAATG GTGGGGAAGGTGATATACCCGATTGGTTACGGAGCTGACCCGACAGGTGGACAAGATAGTAGTGACGCAATGCTTGAAGCATTAACCGATGCTTTTCAGTTACAAACTGGACTTGAGATGCTTCCACGTGTAGCTGATTTAGGTGGTCTTGTTATTGATCTCCAAGGTGGCAGTTATATGATCGGAAAACCTCTCAGGTTCCCTTCCTCCGGCGGTGGAAATCTCGTG GTAAAAGGTGGGACTTTCCGGGCATCCGAAGTGTTTCCCGGTGATAGGCATTTGGTCGAGCTCGTAGCATCAAACTCCGGGAAACCAATGAAAGTTTCGCCGGAGGATTCTTTCTCCGACCAGAAAGATCAAAACTCTGGAATCTCCTATGAGGATGTGACTTTTCAAGATGTTCTCTTCGACTCGAGCTTCAGGGGAGGTGGCATTTTGGTTATCGACTCAGCTCGTATTCGTATAACTAACTGCTACTTCCTCCATTTCACAACACAGGGGATTAAAGTCCAAGGAGGTCACGAGACAtacatttcaaactctttcttgggGCAACATTCAACGGTAGGAGGAGACAGAGGAGAAAGAGGATTTACCGGAACAGGAATTGACATCTCGAGTAACGATAATGCCATTACGGATGTAGTGATCTTCTCTGCTGGTATCGGTATCTCTTTGAATGGCGGGGCGAATATGGTTACAGGAGTGCATTGCTACAACAAAGCTACATGGTTTGGTGGAATAGGCATTCTAGTGAAAGCTCATTTAACGAGGATAGACAACTGTTACCTTGATTACACAGGTATAGTCATTGAAGATCCTGTTCACGTTCATGTCACAAACGCTTTGTTCTTAGGAGATGCAAACATCGTCTTGAGATCAGTACACGGGAGGATCTCCGGGGTAAACATTGTCAACAACATGTTTAGCGGTACTGCGAAAAACAACTTCCCTATTGTTAAGCTGGAAGGGGAGTTTCATGATATTGATCAAGTTGTGATTGATCAAAACAATGCTGAAGGGATGACACTGAAATCAACAACCGGAAAGGCCACGGTTTCTGCAAATGGGACAAGATGGGTTGCTGATTTTTCCCCTGTTTTGGTATTCCCAAACCGAATAAACCACTACCAGCATTCGTTTTTCTCTCAGTCCGGGCAGATTCCTGCAAATGCAGTGACCAATGTCTCCAACAATGTTGTAGTTGTAGAAACCGATAGAGCTGTAACTGGAACTGTGTCAGTTATTGTATACCAGTAA
- the LOC104718304 gene encoding glycine-rich RNA-binding protein 4, mitochondrial-like has protein sequence MWSATLSFPSFVASSSSLPNYRNRRFPKIKASLFNYPLASKIMVRNLPFSTSEDFLQREFSAFGEIAEVKLVKDESMKRSKGYAFIQFKSQDDAFLAIETMDRRMYNGRMIYIDIAKPGKRDFQGLPRTSGPPEKTQVPKEATNDEVADCWY, from the exons ATGTGGTCGGCGACGTTATCTTTCCCTTCCTTTGtggcttcttcatcttctctaccAAATTACAGGAACCGTAGGTTTCCGAAGATAAAAGCTTCGCTTTTTAATTACCCTCTCGCGAGCAAAATCATGGTCAGAA ATTTACCGTTTTCCACAAGTGAAGATTTTCTCCAAAGGGAGTTTTCAGCTTTTGGAGAGATAGCTgaag TTAAGCTTGTCAAAGATGAGTCAATGAAGAGATCAAAAGGTTATGCTTTTATTCAATTCAAGTCTCAGGATGATGCTTTTCTAGCCATTGAGACCATGGACCGTCGG ATGTACAATGGCAGGATGATTTATATAGACATTGCGAAAC CAGGGAAACGTGATTTCCAAGGGTTGCCAAGGACTTCTGGACCCCCTGAGAAGACTCAAGTGCCAAAAGAAGCCACCAATGATGAGGTCGCTGATTGTTGGTATTAG
- the LOC104718306 gene encoding multiple organellar RNA editing factor 1, mitochondrial, which yields MAMLSHRLRRALLTATSYVNRSISLSPASIAPASEFHSLSSVRQRSVLGRSTEVATRAPARLYSTRQLKLYKEGDEITEDTVLFEGCDYNHWLITMDFPKDDPKSPEEMVATYEQTCAQGLGISVEEAKQRMYACSTTTYQGFQATMTEQESEKFKDLPGVVFILPDSYIDPVNKEYGGDKYENGVITHRPPPVQNTRMRPRPRFDRSTGGGGGGGGGPQNYQRNPQYGQQPPMLGGGGSYGSQQSYGPPGQGQATQAPPPPYQAGYNQGPRSPPPPYQAGYNQSQGSPVPPYQGPQGSYGQGGSGNYNQGPQGGYNQGGPRNYSPPGAGNYGPAPGAGSTSYGQPGHGQGYSGAGNTGYVQPGQGYSGPGQEQNQTFPQADQRNPDWNNNNPAGQPGSDQFPQGRRY from the exons ATGGCTATGTTATCTCACCGTCTCCGACGAGCTTTACTCACGGCGACTTCCTATGTTAACCGATCAATTTCTCTCTCCCCAGCTTCCATTGCACCAGCGTCCGAATTCCATTCTCTGTCTTCGGTGCGACAGAGATCTGTTTTAGGGAGATCGACTGAAGTAGCCACTCGAGCTCCGGCGAGACTGTATTCGACGAGGCAGCTCAAGCTTTACAAAGAAGGTGATGAGATAACGGAAGACACTGTGTTGTTCGAAGGGTGTGATTACAATCACTGGCTTATCACTATGGATTTTCCCAAGGATGATCCTAAGTCTCCTGAGGAAATGGTCGCTACCTATGAACAAACTTGCGCTCAAGGACTTGGTATCAG TGTGGAAGAGGCCAAGCAGAGGATGTACGCTTGTAGCACAACTACTTACCAAGGTTTTCAGGCGACCATGACTGAACAAGAATCAGAAAAGTTCAAGG ATCTACCTGGAGTGGTCTTCATATTGCCAGATTCCTACATTGATCCCGTGAACAAAGAGTATGGAG GAGACAAATACGAGAATGGAGTCATCACACACAGGCCACCACCAGTTCAGAATACCAGAATGAGACCCCGTCCTAGGTTTGACCGTTcaacaggaggaggaggaggaggaggaggaggtccTCAAAACTACCAAAGAAACCCACAGTATGGTCAGCAACCGCCAATGCTAGGTGGTGGAGGGAGCTATGGTTCTCAACAGAGCTATGGCCCTCCAGGACAAGGTCAGGCAACTCAAGCGCCTCCACCTCCATATCAGGCAGGTTACAACCAAGGCCCGAGATCTCCACCACCTCCATATCAGGCAGGTTATAATCAAAGCCAGGGATCTCCCGTGCCTCCATACCAAGGGCCACAAGGCAGTTATGGTCAAGGCGGATCTGGGAACTATAACCAAGGGCCACAAGGaggttacaaccaaggaggacCTAGGAATTACAGTCCACCGGGAGCTGGAAACTATGGTCCTGCACCAGGGGCTGGAAGTACCAGTTATGGTCAGCCTGGTCATGGTCAGGGATATTCTGGAGCTGGAAATACCGGTTATGTTCAGCCTGGTCAGGGATATTCTGGACCTGGACAAGAGCAGAATCAAACATTTCCACAGGCAGATCAGAGGAATCCAGACTGGAACAACAATAATCCAGCAGGCCAGCCCGGCTCTGATCAA TTTCCACAGGGAAGAAGATACTAG